A window of Micromonospora eburnea genomic DNA:
CGAGCCCTCGCTCCTGGACGGGCTGGACACCTTCGGCGCCGACCTGCCCGACGAGGAGGAGCACTACACCCCGCCACCGCCACCCCCGCTGCCGCGCTTCTCGAAGTACGCGGTGGTCGGCGTGCTCTGCATCGTGCTCGGGTTCGCGCTCTTCCTCTCCCCCACCATGCTGCCGGTCACCGACCCGTCGGTGGTGACGCTGCTCGGGTTCACCGGCATCCTGGCCGGCTTCGTGACACTGATCTGGCGGCTACGGCCCGGCGACTCCGACGAGGAGGACCCGGACGACGGCGCGGTCGTCTGACCCGAGTCGCCTCGCCCGCCTCCCGAATGCCGGGACGGCCGCCCCGCTGTGCCGCCGGTGTAACAGTCGTGTAACTTACGGTCAGTAGGAATATCGCTGTACGTCACTTCCCGCGCCGGCTGTCCGGGTTGCCCGTCTCTCCGGGGGGTCGGTCCTCGGCTGATCGGAATGCCCGAGATGCGACAGAGTCCCCTCGTGGTGGTGGCCAACCGCCTCCCCGTCGACGACAGTGTGGCGCCGGACGGCGCCTTCGAGTGGCGGCGCAGCCCGGGCGGCCTGGTGAGCGCCCTGCACCCGCTGCTCCGTAACACCCCGGCCGCCTGGGTCGGCTGGGCCGGCGGCACCGGCGTGGCACCGCACCTGCCCGACGTGGACGGCGTCCGGATGCACACCGTCCCGCTCAGCGGCGACGACCTCCGCGACCACTACGAGGGCTTCGCCAACGCCACCCTCTGGCCCCTCTATCACGACGCCGTCGAGCAGCCCGAGTACCACCGCCGCTGGTGGGAGGCGTACCAGCGGGTCAACCAGCGGTTCGCCGAGGCCGCCGCCGAGGCCGCCGAGCCCGGCGCCCTGGTCTGGGTGCAGGACTACCACCTCCAGCTGGTACCGGGGCTGCTCCGGGAACTCCGCCCCGACCTGCGGATCGGTTTCTTCCTGCACGTGCCGTTCCCGCCGCCCGAGCTGTTCATGCAGCTGCCCCGCCGGGCGGAACTGCTGCGCGGCATGCTCGGCGCCGACCTGATCGGCTTCCAGCGCGCCCAGGCCGCGCACAACTTCGCCCAGCTGGTGGCGAAGGTGCTCGACTTGCCCGCCACCGACCGGCGGATCAACGTCGGCGAGCGGGTGGTCCGGGTCGGCGCGTTCCCCGTCTCCATCGACACCGCCGAGATGGCCGCGCTCGCCACCCGGCCCGAGGTCGCCGACCGGGCCCGTCGGCTCCGCCAGGACCTCGGCGATCCCGAGCGCGTCATCCTCAGCGTCGACCGGATGGACTACACCAAGGGCATCGAGCAGCGGCTCAAGGCGTATCGCGAGCTGCTGGCCAGCGGAGACGTCAAGGTCCGGGACACCGTCCTGATCCAGGTCGCGGTGCCCAGCCGGGACCGGGTCGCGCAGTACCAGATCCTCCGGGACCGGGTGGAACACCAGGTCGGCCGGATCAACGGCGAGTTCGGCCGGGTCGGCGAGCCGGCGATCCACTACCTCAGCCAGCCGTTCGACCGGGCCGAGTTGGTCGCCCTCTACCGGACCGCCGACGTGATGGCGGTGACGCCGCTGCGGGACGGGATGAACCTGGTCGCCAAGGAGTACGTCGCCGCCCGGGTGGACGACACCGGGGCGCTGCTGCTCAGCGAGTTCGCCGGTGCCGCCGCCGAGCTGGAGCAGGCGTACCTGGTCAACCCGCACGACCTGGACGGGCTCAAACAGGGGCTGCTCGCGGCGCTGCGGGCCACGCCCGAGGACGTCGCCGCGCGGATGCGCGCGATGCGCGCGCAGCTGCGCCACGACGACATCCACGCCTGGGCCCGGTCGTACCTGACCGCCCTGGACGAGACCGGCTCACTGCTGCACCGGCTCGGCACGACCGACTGAGCCGGCCGCCCGGCGCTCACCCGGCGGCCGGCGTCGGGACCTTCTCCAGCCAGTCGAGGATCGCGTCGATCGGCTCCCGCCAGCGGGCGTCGAGCATCAGGTCGTGCCCCATGCCGGGGAAGAGCAGCGGGGCCGAGGCGTACCGGCGGGCGGCCCGGGTCAGCGCGGCCGGCGACACCACCCGGTCGTCCGGGCTGCCCAGCACCAGCACCGGCGGGCGGCCCACGGCCGGCTCCGGCTGCCGGCCGGTGACCAGCTGCCACTGCGCCCGCCGGCCCGCGCGACCCAACCGCGAGACGTACCGGCGGGCCTCGCCGTCGGGCAGTTCCCGGCTGAACAGCTGCCGGCGGTGCAGCCGCAGCCGGCCACCGAAGACCGCCGGCAGGGTGCCGACGGGGTTGCGGCGCAGCGCGGTGGCGAGCGTGCCCCAGCCGCCGAGCACCGGCGCCACCAGCACCGCCGCCCGGGCCGGGTAGCGGGCCAGGGCGTGCGCCACCACCCGGGCACCGGCGCCGTGCCCCACCAGCACCGCCTGCCGCGGCAGGCCCGCCGCCGCCTGGACCACGTCATGGGTGTACGACCGCAGCGTCGCCTCCGGCGCCGGCGCGCTGCCGCCGTGCCCGCGCAGGCTGAGCGCGTACGCCGGGAAGCCCCGGGACGCGGCATGCCCCAGCCAGTGCTCGGCGAACGCCCACGCCCCGTGCCCGAACCCGGGTACGAAGAGCAGCGGCGGCTTCGCCTCCTCCAGCTCGGGCACCGTGGCCAGCACCTCGCGGCGGGCCGGGCGCTCCGGGCGGGCCCAGTCCCACGGCCGGACGATCCGGACCCGTTCACCCGTCACGGTGCTGGCCTCTCGTTCGCGGCTGCGGGGCTCCGCTGCGCTGCACTCCTCGCGCTCACCGGTGCTGACCTTCCGTTCGCGGCTGCGGGGCTCCGCTCCGCTGCACTCCTCGCGCTCACTTGGCCTCCAGGTCGTGCAGGGCACGCTGGAGCGCGCGCAGGTAGTCGACGTGCCCGACCTCGAACCAGTGCCGGGTGCTGTCCTTGACCTTCCCCGAGTAGCGCTCGCCGAGGCCGGCGGCCACCTTGCGGCCGAACGCGGCGGCCCGCTCCGGCCGGGTGACGCGGAGCGCGAGCAGCCGGGCGAAGAGCACGCTCTGCCAGTGCGCGATGGGGAACATGCCGGAGTCCGGCTGCACCAGGCCGACCACGGCCAGGGTGGGGTGGCCGGCGGTGAAGGCGTTCAGCCAGAGCCGGGGCCGGCCGCTGCCGTCGGCGTCGCCGAGCACCGCGCCGTCGAGGAACTCGAAGCGCGGCAGGTACCCGGTGGCGAAGACGACCAGCTCCGGGTCGATCTCCCGCCCGTCGGTCAGCGTCACCGTGCGGTCGTGGAACCGGGCCACGTCCGGCACCGGGGTGATCTGCCCGTGACCGACGTGGTAGACGAGCTGGCTGTTGGCGATCGGGTGGGTCTCGTAGACCCGGTGGTCGGGCTTTGGTAGCCCGAACCGGGTCAGGTCGCCGACGGTCAGCCGCAGCGTCCAGTGGTAGAGCCACTGCCGTATCCGCAGCGGCACCCGCAGCGCGAGCAGGGTGTCGTTGACCTGGTCGGCGGGGCGACCGAAGACGTACTTCGGGGCGTACCAGTAGCCCCGGCGGGTCGAGTGCCAGCAGCGGGACGCCTGCTGGGCCGCCTCGACCGCGATGTCGCAGCCGGTGTTGCCGGCGCCGACCACCAGCACCCGCTTGCCGCGCAGTTGCGCCGCGTCCTTGTAGGACGAGGCGTGCATGACCTCGCCCCGGAACTCTTCCAGCCCGTCGTACCTGGGCAGCTTCGGCGACCAGTTGTGCCCGTTGGCGAGCACCACGGCCGCGTACCGGGAGGTGCGTTCGGGGCCGTAGCCGCCGGTGCTGCGGGTGGTGACGTCCCAGCGGTCCCCGTCGACCGGCTCCACCCGGACCACCTCGGTGCCGAACCAGACGTGCTGGCGCAGGTCGAAGTGGTCGGCGTAGCGCTCGAAGTAGGACAGCAGCTGGGCGTGGTGCGGGTAGTCCGGCCAGTCGTCCGGCATCGGGAAGTCGGGGAATTGGGTGAACGGCCGGGACGAGATGAGGTGGGTGCTGGCGTACACCGGGCTGCGGTCGTGCCGCCAGTTCCACGCGCCGCCGACGCCGGTCTCCCGCTCGTAGCAGTCGACGCCGAAGCCGTGCTCGCGGAGGTTCTTCACGGCGGTGAGGCCGCTGGCGCCGGCGCCGATGACGCAGACGGTGTCGCCCCGGTCGGAGACCGGGCGGCCGTCCCGGGTCGGGGCGACCGCCGGGTCCGGGCCTGGGGGGCCGAGGTCGGTGGAGGAGGACACCGGGGAAATCTCCTTTGTGCGGCACGTGTGCCGGGTCGGTGCGAAATCCTGCCGACAATGCCCGCCGTTGTCCAGCCCACCGGGCCGTCCCGGGCCGGTGGCTCAGCCGGCGGCCGGCAGCGACAGGTCGACCAGGATCGGGAAGTGGTCGCTGGCCCGGCGGGTACGCGGGGTGTCCACCACGTCGTAGTCGACCACCCCGATCCGTCGGTCGACGAAGACGGCGTCGATGCGGCGGCGCGGGTCGGCGCACGGAAACGTGTGCCGATCGGCCCGGTCCGCGGCGACCGCGGCGTCGGTCAGGCCCTCCGCCACCGTCCGCCACGCCGACCCGTCCGGCCCCTCGTTGAGATCGACACCGGCGACCACCGGCAGCGTCGCGGCGGCCAGCTCCCG
This region includes:
- a CDS encoding alpha,alpha-trehalose-phosphate synthase (UDP-forming); translation: MRQSPLVVVANRLPVDDSVAPDGAFEWRRSPGGLVSALHPLLRNTPAAWVGWAGGTGVAPHLPDVDGVRMHTVPLSGDDLRDHYEGFANATLWPLYHDAVEQPEYHRRWWEAYQRVNQRFAEAAAEAAEPGALVWVQDYHLQLVPGLLRELRPDLRIGFFLHVPFPPPELFMQLPRRAELLRGMLGADLIGFQRAQAAHNFAQLVAKVLDLPATDRRINVGERVVRVGAFPVSIDTAEMAALATRPEVADRARRLRQDLGDPERVILSVDRMDYTKGIEQRLKAYRELLASGDVKVRDTVLIQVAVPSRDRVAQYQILRDRVEHQVGRINGEFGRVGEPAIHYLSQPFDRAELVALYRTADVMAVTPLRDGMNLVAKEYVAARVDDTGALLLSEFAGAAAELEQAYLVNPHDLDGLKQGLLAALRATPEDVAARMRAMRAQLRHDDIHAWARSYLTALDETGSLLHRLGTTD
- a CDS encoding alpha/beta hydrolase, translating into MTGERVRIVRPWDWARPERPARREVLATVPELEEAKPPLLFVPGFGHGAWAFAEHWLGHAASRGFPAYALSLRGHGGSAPAPEATLRSYTHDVVQAAAGLPRQAVLVGHGAGARVVAHALARYPARAAVLVAPVLGGWGTLATALRRNPVGTLPAVFGGRLRLHRRQLFSRELPDGEARRYVSRLGRAGRRAQWQLVTGRQPEPAVGRPPVLVLGSPDDRVVSPAALTRAARRYASAPLLFPGMGHDLMLDARWREPIDAILDWLEKVPTPAAG
- a CDS encoding flavin-containing monooxygenase, which gives rise to MSSSTDLGPPGPDPAVAPTRDGRPVSDRGDTVCVIGAGASGLTAVKNLREHGFGVDCYERETGVGGAWNWRHDRSPVYASTHLISSRPFTQFPDFPMPDDWPDYPHHAQLLSYFERYADHFDLRQHVWFGTEVVRVEPVDGDRWDVTTRSTGGYGPERTSRYAAVVLANGHNWSPKLPRYDGLEEFRGEVMHASSYKDAAQLRGKRVLVVGAGNTGCDIAVEAAQQASRCWHSTRRGYWYAPKYVFGRPADQVNDTLLALRVPLRIRQWLYHWTLRLTVGDLTRFGLPKPDHRVYETHPIANSQLVYHVGHGQITPVPDVARFHDRTVTLTDGREIDPELVVFATGYLPRFEFLDGAVLGDADGSGRPRLWLNAFTAGHPTLAVVGLVQPDSGMFPIAHWQSVLFARLLALRVTRPERAAAFGRKVAAGLGERYSGKVKDSTRHWFEVGHVDYLRALQRALHDLEAK